One window from the genome of Elephas maximus indicus isolate mEleMax1 chromosome 8, mEleMax1 primary haplotype, whole genome shotgun sequence encodes:
- the LOC126082129 gene encoding taste receptor type 2 member 39-like, translated as MAKTCYYQENELSQIVYIFIFTTTSIECIIGVIANGFIMAIKAAEWVRNKAVNTSGRILFFLSASRIALQSCVMIGTVLNSAFPNLYNHNVLYGIFKIIYMFLNYCSLWFAAWLSFFYFVKIADFSNPLFLKLKWRISRWMSWLLWLSVFISMGFSVLIVKEHTELYCSNAFSISSSNSTDKKYLTKANVVNMVLLYNLGIFLPLIMFILTATLLIASLRRHALHMESNATGSRDPSMQAHMGAIKAISYFLVLYIFNAVALFLYMSNIFDTNSPWNILCTVILTAYPAGHSVLLIFDNPGLRRAWKKLQHRVHLYLKEQTQ; from the coding sequence ATGGCCAAGACCTGCTACTATCAGGAAAACGAACTGTCACAAATTGTCTACATCTTTATTTTCACCACCACAAGCATCGAATGCATCATTGGAGTCATTGCAAATGGGTTCATCATGGCTATAAAAGCGGCTGAGTGGGTTCGGAATAAGGCAGTTAACACGAGTGGGAGAATCTTGTTTTTCCTGAGTGCATCCAGAATAGCTCTCCAGAGTTGTGTGATGATAGGAACTGTTCTCAATTCAGCCTTCCCAAATTTGTATAACCACAATGTTttatatggtatattcaaaatcatCTACATGTTCTTAAATTATTGCAGTCTTTGGTTTGCTGCCTGGCTCAGTTTCTTCTACTTTGTGAAGATTGCAGACTTCTCCAACCCTCTTTTCCTCAAGCTGAAGTGGAGAATTTCCAGATGGATGTCCTGGCTTCTGTGGCTATCCGTGTTCATTTCCATGGGGTTCAGTGTGCTCATTGTCAAGGAGCACACTGAATTGTATTGTAGCAACGCTTTTTCTATCTCCTCCTCCAACTCCACGGATAAGAAGTACCTCACTAAGGCCAATGTGGTCAACATGGTCCTTCTCTATAATCTGGGAATCTTCCTTCCTCTTATCATGTTCATCCTGACAGCCACGCTGTTGATTGCCTCCCTCAGGAGGCATGCCCTGCACATGGAAAGCAATGCCACTGGCTCCAGGGACCCCAGCATGCAGGCCCACATGGGGGCCATCAAAGCCATCAGCTACTTTCTTGTTCTCTACATCTTCAATGCagttgctctctttctctataTGTCCAATATCTTTGATACCAACAGTCCCTGGAACATTTTGTGCACAGTCATCTTAACAGCCTACCCTGCTGGACACTCAGTTCTGCTGATCTTCGACAACCCTGGGCTCAGAAGAGCCTGGAAGAAGCTGCAGCACCGAGTTCATCTCTACCTAAAAGAGCAGACTCAGTGA